In a single window of the Dinghuibacter silviterrae genome:
- a CDS encoding ABC transporter permease, whose protein sequence is MIKQFCKVALRNLGRQKALALINVLGLSVGLTCFIVFLLYAVNESGYDRFHKRAGDIYRVVEWAEGLPDREPGGYAGLSMAMGPALAQDLPEVERFVRFRTRGRVLVKVGDQVSRLSVSFADTPFFSMFSFPLVSGSPAHVLEGTHSIVLTQDMAARLFGRQDVTGRFLQVKIDTAFETFQVTGIAQNLPSNSIFNFGLLIGYPYALVHADARALTDWYETMGDETFVQLKPGSKLSVAQMVAFRERHLPDEERDLIQRKQWNGKGTPPITFRLQPLTDIHTNPHIDGTGDPVEPRQVWLLIAMAAGILLIACINFTTLSIGRSASRAKEIGVRKVIGSRRNHLVVQFLAEALVLTTVSALLALLLTALLLPLVSSLTGVALHLSFSRFPELWWMLTGLTVLTGLMAGAYPALVLSGFKPLDVFKSKVRLRGSNLFTRSLVVAQFVLSAGLLTGTFVILQQVSFMRNKDLGFHKENVIDIDASGVDDPRVYRTFRRRALGNAHVLGVTSAEIGLGEGSGFMGSGYSFRGKGGGSIEYPVAPGYIDVMGMTLLAGRDFDRNMSSDSTGAVVVNQALLQEFHIPLDSALDQVLEKADDNGRKIPYSIIGVVRDFNFVSLSQQVRPQLFFWPARLKVNHIYVRVTAGDPSIVLPFLARTWKTLVPSLAFRYNFQDEEMNRFYATETRWIQILGLAGGIAIGLACLGLFGLAALVSVNRHKEIGIRKVLGASVGSIVRLLSVEFSRLVLVALVIAAPLAWYFAHRWLEGYAYRIGIQWWVFLLTGGVTLGVALLTVGGHALRAALGNPVEGLREE, encoded by the coding sequence ATGATCAAACAGTTCTGCAAGGTTGCCCTGCGCAACCTGGGCAGGCAGAAAGCCCTTGCCCTGATCAACGTACTTGGTTTGTCCGTAGGCCTCACGTGTTTCATCGTTTTTCTTTTGTATGCGGTGAACGAATCGGGCTACGACCGGTTCCACAAAAGGGCCGGGGACATTTATCGCGTCGTCGAGTGGGCCGAGGGGCTTCCCGACCGGGAACCCGGAGGCTACGCCGGTTTATCCATGGCGATGGGACCCGCCCTCGCCCAGGATCTACCAGAGGTGGAACGCTTCGTCCGTTTCCGTACGCGGGGAAGGGTACTTGTAAAGGTGGGAGACCAGGTCTCCCGCCTTTCCGTATCCTTTGCAGACACTCCTTTTTTCTCGATGTTTTCTTTTCCCCTGGTCAGCGGGAGCCCGGCCCATGTTCTGGAGGGAACGCACAGCATCGTCCTGACCCAGGACATGGCCGCCCGGCTTTTCGGACGCCAGGATGTGACCGGCCGCTTTCTCCAGGTCAAGATCGACACGGCCTTTGAGACCTTCCAGGTCACCGGTATCGCGCAAAACCTGCCCTCCAATTCCATCTTCAATTTCGGACTGCTCATCGGGTATCCTTATGCCCTGGTCCATGCCGACGCCCGCGCGCTCACCGACTGGTACGAGACCATGGGAGACGAGACCTTTGTACAACTCAAACCCGGCAGCAAGCTGTCCGTGGCGCAGATGGTGGCCTTCCGGGAGCGCCATTTGCCCGACGAAGAACGCGACCTGATCCAGCGAAAACAATGGAATGGCAAGGGCACCCCGCCCATTACGTTCCGGCTCCAACCGTTGACGGACATCCATACCAATCCACACATCGACGGCACAGGCGACCCGGTGGAACCCCGTCAGGTCTGGCTGCTCATCGCCATGGCGGCCGGTATCCTTCTGATCGCGTGTATCAACTTTACGACCCTGTCCATAGGCCGTTCCGCCAGCCGGGCCAAAGAGATCGGCGTCCGAAAGGTCATCGGCTCCAGGCGAAACCATCTGGTGGTCCAGTTCCTGGCGGAGGCGTTGGTGCTTACCACCGTCTCCGCCCTGCTGGCCTTGTTGCTCACGGCGCTGTTGTTGCCCCTTGTATCCTCCCTGACCGGTGTCGCCCTGCACCTCAGTTTCAGCCGCTTTCCCGAGCTTTGGTGGATGCTGACGGGGCTGACCGTGTTGACAGGCCTGATGGCGGGCGCATATCCCGCCCTAGTCCTTTCCGGGTTCAAGCCCCTGGATGTTTTTAAAAGCAAGGTTCGCCTTCGCGGGTCCAACCTCTTTACGCGTTCCCTCGTGGTCGCCCAGTTCGTATTGTCGGCGGGTCTGCTCACCGGGACCTTTGTCATTCTTCAGCAGGTCTCCTTTATGCGGAACAAGGACCTCGGTTTCCATAAGGAAAACGTGATCGATATAGACGCTTCAGGTGTGGACGACCCGCGGGTGTATCGTACTTTCCGCCGTCGTGCACTGGGTAACGCCCACGTTTTAGGGGTGACTTCCGCCGAGATTGGTTTGGGCGAAGGCAGCGGCTTTATGGGCAGCGGTTATTCCTTCAGGGGAAAGGGTGGGGGATCCATCGAATACCCCGTGGCCCCCGGTTATATCGACGTGATGGGGATGACCCTGCTGGCCGGCCGTGACTTCGACCGGAACATGTCCTCCGATTCCACGGGCGCCGTGGTCGTCAACCAGGCCCTGCTCCAGGAATTTCATATCCCTTTGGACAGTGCCCTTGACCAGGTCCTCGAAAAAGCCGATGACAACGGCAGGAAGATCCCTTACAGCATCATCGGCGTTGTCCGGGACTTCAACTTTGTCAGCCTTAGCCAGCAGGTCCGGCCCCAGCTGTTTTTTTGGCCGGCCCGGCTAAAAGTCAATCATATCTATGTCCGGGTGACCGCCGGGGACCCGTCCATCGTGCTGCCCTTCCTGGCCCGGACCTGGAAAACCCTGGTCCCTTCGCTGGCCTTCCGATATAACTTCCAGGATGAAGAAATGAACCGGTTTTACGCCACCGAAACCCGCTGGATCCAGATCCTCGGGCTCGCCGGGGGGATTGCCATCGGGCTCGCCTGTCTGGGTCTTTTTGGCCTGGCCGCCCTTGTCTCCGTCAACCGGCACAAGGAAATCGGCATCCGGAAGGTCCTTGGCGCTTCCGTTGGGTCCATCGTCCGGCTTTTGTCCGTCGAGTTTTCCCGGCTGGTGCTCGTGGCGCTCGTCATTGCCGCCCCGCTAGCCTGGTACTTTGCCCACCGGTGGCTGGAGGGGTATGCCTATCGCATCGGCATCCAATGGTGGGTGTTCCTCCTGACCGGTGGGGTGACGCTGGGGGTGGCCCTGCTCACGGTGGGCGGACATGCGCTGCGCGCGGCTTTGGGGAATCCGGTGGAGGGGTTGAGGGAGGAATAG
- a CDS encoding sensor histidine kinase, with the protein MNLRQLEFWVATLLVTVSLSASLAWMDGAGQASVADVRREFWNSGLRFNYVMNYFLPHILPALFYYGGFLAVMFLGYPRFFETKRNDAFITFLLGVLGAMTLLFAFNTFLGSPGYSENYTGPERLAGRLVTFFSRGLIMALQFMALITAYILIRVYVIPALMSRSKRSLKAQSFMTHFQAFLFIWVPAIAAVFFVRRDALDFMIFVAFCALPLAFLVHALNYNWLIPYREQKRLSWWKYWALYLILSFAMCVPVVLVFEATIGSVSFDPGAVLVVTYIWILVLVTPLTWILYLYGRKTTGRLNQLASALSTSNANLDFLKSQINPHFLFNALNTLYGTAIQERSENTAQGIQKLGDMMRFMLFDNMQDGIPLIKEIQYMRNYIDLQKLRTQASDKIRIDTMLEEAGCQHTVAPMLLIPFVENAFKHGISLIRPSWIKVSLTCTPDKVYFDVYNSVHPSPEKDPEENSSGIGLENVRQRLQLLYPGRHELSIHQSQTEYFIHLTLLFPHGR; encoded by the coding sequence ATGAACCTACGACAGCTGGAATTTTGGGTGGCCACCTTACTCGTCACTGTATCGCTTTCTGCTTCCCTGGCCTGGATGGACGGGGCAGGCCAGGCGTCGGTGGCCGATGTACGGCGGGAATTTTGGAATTCCGGGTTGCGGTTTAACTATGTCATGAATTATTTCCTGCCCCACATCCTCCCGGCGTTGTTCTATTATGGAGGATTCCTGGCGGTGATGTTCCTGGGGTATCCGCGCTTTTTCGAAACCAAAAGAAATGATGCTTTTATCACCTTCCTGCTGGGCGTCCTGGGAGCGATGACGTTGTTGTTTGCGTTTAATACCTTTCTGGGAAGCCCGGGCTATAGCGAGAATTATACCGGGCCGGAACGGCTGGCGGGCAGGCTGGTGACCTTTTTCAGCCGCGGACTCATCATGGCCTTGCAATTTATGGCGCTGATAACGGCGTATATCCTGATCAGGGTTTATGTCATACCGGCGTTGATGTCGCGGAGCAAACGAAGCCTGAAGGCGCAGTCCTTTATGACGCATTTTCAGGCCTTTCTTTTTATATGGGTACCGGCCATAGCCGCGGTCTTTTTTGTGCGCCGGGATGCGCTTGACTTTATGATTTTTGTTGCTTTTTGTGCCCTGCCCCTGGCCTTTTTGGTCCACGCCCTGAATTATAACTGGCTGATCCCGTATAGGGAGCAAAAGCGGTTGTCCTGGTGGAAGTATTGGGCGTTGTATCTGATTCTTTCTTTTGCCATGTGCGTGCCGGTCGTGCTGGTGTTCGAGGCGACGATAGGGTCGGTTTCCTTTGACCCCGGGGCGGTGCTGGTGGTGACGTATATATGGATCCTTGTCCTGGTCACCCCCCTGACCTGGATACTTTATCTGTACGGCCGCAAGACAACCGGTCGTTTGAACCAGTTGGCCTCCGCCCTGAGCACGTCCAACGCCAACCTGGATTTTTTAAAGTCCCAGATCAATCCCCACTTCCTCTTCAATGCGCTCAATACCCTTTATGGTACGGCCATCCAGGAACGGAGCGAAAACACCGCCCAGGGCATCCAAAAGCTGGGGGATATGATGCGTTTTATGCTTTTCGACAATATGCAGGATGGTATTCCGTTAATAAAGGAGATTCAGTACATGCGCAACTACATCGACCTGCAGAAGCTGCGCACCCAGGCCTCGGACAAGATAAGGATAGACACGATGCTGGAGGAGGCCGGTTGCCAGCACACCGTAGCGCCTATGTTGCTGATCCCCTTTGTGGAAAACGCCTTCAAACACGGCATCAGCCTGATCAGACCAAGCTGGATCAAGGTATCCCTGACGTGTACGCCTGATAAAGTTTACTTCGACGTCTACAACAGCGTCCATCCGTCCCCGGAAAAAGACCCTGAGGAGAACAGTTCCGGTATCGGCCTGGAAAATGTGCGTCAGCGTCTCCAACTCTTGTACCCCGGACGGCACGAGTTGTCGATCCATCAATCCCAAACCGAATATTTTATTCACCTAACCCTATTGTTCCCACATGGACGGTAA
- a CDS encoding LytR/AlgR family response regulator transcription factor, with product MMTAIAIDDEPIALEVVKSLAEKVPFLDLRASFTDAFQALDYLQKNKTDLIFLDIKMPDISGLELLKSLPQPPMVVFTTAYAEHAVQSFELDAIDYLLKPFSLSRFLKACNKAQELLQLRTNKDFASPVIFVKSGYDQVRVSLQDILFVESAGNYMQFITPTGKILSRLTMAEAQALLPGNQFFRIHRSYIINRNRIDRIEKTQVWLGDFCVPIGAGFTQTLEQIVGGQR from the coding sequence ATGATGACCGCTATAGCCATAGACGACGAACCCATAGCCCTGGAGGTCGTGAAATCCCTCGCGGAGAAAGTGCCATTCTTGGACCTCCGAGCCTCTTTTACCGACGCCTTCCAGGCCCTCGACTATCTTCAGAAGAATAAGACCGACCTCATTTTCCTGGACATCAAAATGCCCGACATCTCCGGTCTGGAGCTCCTCAAATCCCTGCCCCAGCCCCCCATGGTCGTTTTTACCACGGCGTATGCTGAACACGCCGTTCAAAGTTTTGAGCTCGACGCCATCGACTATTTGCTGAAGCCGTTTTCACTCAGCCGCTTTCTCAAAGCCTGCAACAAAGCCCAGGAGCTCCTGCAGCTCCGTACCAATAAGGATTTTGCGTCCCCCGTTATTTTTGTAAAAAGCGGTTATGACCAGGTGCGTGTCTCTTTACAGGACATCCTGTTCGTGGAAAGCGCAGGCAATTATATGCAGTTCATCACGCCGACCGGCAAGATCCTGTCGCGTCTGACCATGGCCGAAGCCCAGGCGCTGCTCCCCGGGAACCAGTTCTTCCGCATCCATCGCTCGTACATCATCAACAGGAACCGGATCGATCGCATCGAAAAGACCCAGGTGTGGCTGGGAGACTTTTGCGTGCCGATAGGGGCGGGGTTTACCCAGACGCTGGAGCAGATCGTGGGGGGGCAGCGCTAG
- a CDS encoding PA2169 family four-helix-bundle protein, with translation MEDVATKETLDLFNDLIRVNNDRIAAYMKALEALKPEDADLNILFVRNIDQSRRFRRVLVTELQALGGDLDIDDSLGGSIYKMWANVTPVAENHSRRAILAGCIFGEDTAQKAYETALESPHLPLHMATTLFEEKQLMEIARDQVRVLRDHVSPA, from the coding sequence ATGGAAGACGTCGCTACCAAGGAAACCCTCGATCTTTTCAATGACCTCATCCGCGTCAACAACGACCGGATCGCCGCTTATATGAAGGCCCTCGAAGCCCTAAAGCCCGAAGACGCCGATCTTAACATCTTATTTGTCAGGAATATAGACCAGAGCCGGCGTTTCCGGAGGGTGCTGGTGACCGAGCTTCAGGCGCTGGGCGGCGACCTTGACATCGACGATTCCCTGGGCGGTTCCATTTATAAAATGTGGGCGAATGTGACTCCGGTTGCGGAGAACCACAGCCGTCGTGCCATCCTGGCCGGCTGTATTTTTGGGGAAGATACTGCCCAGAAGGCGTATGAGACCGCCCTTGAAAGCCCACACTTGCCCCTGCACATGGCAACGACACTTTTTGAAGAAAAACAATTGATGGAGATCGCGCGGGACCAGGTGCGGGTGCTGCGCGATCACGTGAGCCCGGCGTAG
- a CDS encoding NAD(P)-dependent oxidoreductase, producing MLTIGLIKEGKVPADNRVAFTPHQCQWLQEQYPDLRIVVQSCPTRCFSDREYQAAGIKVQDNLEEADILLGIKEVPKELLIPGKTYFFFSHTKKKQAGNQALFRAILREKITLIDYECLTHEDGQRILGFGFFAGVVGAHNGIMAYGRRTGAFALGRVYQSKHFKGLIHTYFELRLPPLKVAVTGTGRVSSGVLEIMNLMGIKEVEPEEYLRRNYAYPVFAHLRGQDLYKHKLTGGYSRESFHLQPGEYACLFEPYLAQTDVLMNGIYWSADIPPLFMMEDMRKADFRIATIADITNDLKGSIPCNIGDSTMEDPVYGVDKQTGQKTAPYLQGSVDVMAVGNLPNELPRDASQYFGEQFIKFVLPELWKVRSDLLKRATMVREGQLTEGFRYLEDYAGLT from the coding sequence ATGTTGACGATTGGCTTGATCAAAGAAGGCAAGGTCCCGGCGGATAACCGGGTGGCGTTTACCCCTCACCAGTGCCAGTGGCTACAGGAGCAGTACCCGGACTTAAGGATTGTGGTGCAAAGCTGTCCAACGCGGTGTTTTAGCGACCGGGAGTACCAGGCGGCGGGTATAAAGGTACAGGACAACCTGGAAGAGGCGGACATCCTCCTGGGCATAAAGGAAGTACCGAAGGAGCTGCTCATCCCGGGGAAAACATACTTTTTCTTTTCCCATACCAAAAAGAAGCAGGCGGGGAACCAGGCGCTTTTCCGGGCAATCCTCCGCGAAAAAATCACGCTCATCGACTATGAATGTCTCACGCACGAGGACGGGCAGCGGATCCTGGGGTTCGGGTTCTTTGCCGGTGTGGTGGGCGCGCATAACGGGATCATGGCTTATGGCCGCAGGACGGGTGCCTTCGCGCTGGGGCGTGTCTACCAGAGCAAACACTTCAAGGGGCTTATCCATACCTATTTTGAACTGCGGTTACCACCGCTGAAGGTCGCGGTGACGGGGACGGGACGGGTATCCTCGGGGGTGTTGGAGATCATGAACCTGATGGGGATCAAGGAGGTGGAACCGGAGGAGTACCTGAGGAGGAATTATGCCTACCCGGTCTTTGCCCACCTGAGGGGGCAGGATCTTTATAAACACAAGCTGACCGGGGGCTATAGCCGGGAAAGTTTCCACCTGCAACCAGGGGAGTATGCGTGTTTGTTCGAGCCTTACCTGGCACAAACCGACGTGTTGATGAACGGGATTTACTGGAGCGCGGATATTCCACCCTTGTTTATGATGGAAGACATGCGAAAGGCGGATTTCCGCATAGCGACCATCGCGGACATCACGAATGATCTAAAGGGGTCGATCCCCTGCAATATCGGGGACTCTACGATGGAAGACCCGGTCTACGGGGTGGATAAACAAACGGGGCAGAAGACGGCTCCTTATCTTCAGGGGAGCGTGGACGTGATGGCGGTGGGCAACCTGCCGAACGAGCTGCCGAGGGATGCCTCTCAATATTTTGGCGAGCAATTTATCAAGTTTGTTTTGCCGGAGCTTTGGAAGGTCCGCAGCGACCTGCTCAAAAGGGCCACGATGGTCCGGGAGGGGCAGCTGACGGAGGGGTTCCGGTACCTGGAGGACTACGCCGGGCTCACGTGA
- a CDS encoding DUF4407 domain-containing protein, which translates to MDGNNISLRERAERSSKNPPFGQPPIRKEEPDGFSRFLWWLATVDADVMRECNAEKERYRIIGMSVLITWMFATLAWGYFFSTIIDDELIVGALAVFFGLAILAIDRNLIAAMGKSGSWLPVVFRLALALTIGLFLSQPIVLMLFQKDIQSQMALNKEKKLETFRQQLTTLNAPLVADYQTHIKALQQQEAAGADQVKFLKDGYIKETDGTGGSGKIGEAAVARVKKQEYLKSQDAQDQLLRQNDPQIALYQSKLDTIEAQNKVKEQDYSANLSNGFLAQVEALSDLLKEHAPLRTRYQLIILIITLIEVMPVLSKLLLPKGEYEARLAQATELGVYRAGLASEREKELEAYYAEKSLEADKASVDQFFEDSRTAKEQMGKTVVGGSEGQSYSQLWKKFRRQVLSSRSGSR; encoded by the coding sequence ATGGACGGTAACAACATTTCCCTGAGAGAAAGGGCGGAGCGGTCGAGCAAAAACCCGCCCTTCGGACAGCCCCCGATCCGCAAGGAAGAACCCGACGGCTTTTCCCGGTTCCTGTGGTGGCTGGCCACCGTGGACGCGGACGTCATGCGTGAGTGCAACGCCGAAAAGGAGCGCTACCGCATCATCGGTATGTCGGTGCTGATCACGTGGATGTTCGCCACCCTGGCGTGGGGCTACTTTTTTTCCACCATCATCGACGACGAATTGATCGTGGGCGCGCTCGCGGTTTTCTTTGGGCTCGCCATCCTCGCCATCGACCGGAACCTGATCGCCGCCATGGGCAAATCGGGGAGCTGGCTGCCCGTGGTCTTCCGGTTGGCACTGGCGTTGACGATCGGCTTGTTTTTGTCGCAGCCGATCGTGTTGATGCTTTTCCAAAAGGACATTCAAAGCCAGATGGCTTTGAACAAGGAAAAGAAACTGGAAACGTTCAGGCAGCAATTGACCACGCTCAACGCGCCGCTGGTCGCGGACTACCAGACGCACATCAAGGCGCTTCAGCAACAGGAGGCCGCGGGCGCCGACCAGGTGAAATTCCTGAAGGACGGCTATATTAAGGAAACCGACGGTACCGGGGGATCGGGTAAGATCGGGGAGGCGGCTGTCGCCCGGGTCAAAAAACAGGAATACCTGAAAAGCCAGGACGCGCAGGACCAACTCCTCCGTCAGAACGATCCCCAGATCGCGTTGTACCAGTCCAAGCTCGACACCATCGAAGCGCAAAATAAAGTCAAGGAACAGGATTATTCCGCCAACCTTTCCAACGGATTTCTCGCGCAGGTGGAGGCCCTGAGCGACCTGCTCAAGGAACACGCCCCTCTGCGGACGCGATACCAGCTGATCATATTGATCATTACCCTGATCGAAGTGATGCCGGTGTTGAGCAAGCTGCTCCTGCCCAAAGGAGAATACGAGGCCAGGCTGGCCCAGGCCACCGAGCTCGGGGTGTATCGCGCCGGGCTGGCCTCGGAGCGGGAAAAGGAGTTGGAAGCCTATTACGCAGAGAAGTCCCTGGAAGCCGATAAGGCCTCGGTGGACCAGTTTTTTGAAGACTCGCGTACTGCCAAGGAACAGATGGGGAAGACGGTGGTCGGCGGGAGCGAGGGGCAGTCGTATAGTCAGTTGTGGAAGAAATTCAGACGACAAGTGCTGTCGTCTCGGAGCGGATCGCGATAA
- a CDS encoding tRNA1(Val) (adenine(37)-N6)-methyltransferase has protein sequence MANPFFRFKQFTVFQDQCAMKVSTDACIFGAWMAGVLKERVGDESRVLDIGTGTGLLALMVAQQCPAFITGVEIQQSSTIQAASNMASSPWSGRLRVVPGDINDFTFSSSFDAIISNPPFFEDDLPSPEVGRNLARHGETLTFPQMLRAIFRDLTANGIAGVLIPFHRLDSFLSDALDLGFFCREQVFLQQTPAHSPFRAMLWLERQSLDVRHDPPTLTHQWIIKIGEDYGPECKELLKDYYLYL, from the coding sequence ATGGCCAACCCATTTTTTCGATTCAAACAGTTTACCGTATTCCAGGACCAATGTGCCATGAAGGTCAGCACCGATGCCTGTATCTTCGGCGCCTGGATGGCCGGCGTACTCAAAGAGCGCGTCGGAGATGAAAGCCGCGTCCTTGACATCGGGACCGGGACCGGTCTGCTCGCCCTCATGGTGGCCCAGCAATGCCCTGCTTTTATTACCGGTGTAGAGATCCAGCAATCGTCTACGATTCAGGCAGCCAGTAACATGGCTTCCAGCCCCTGGTCCGGCCGTCTCCGCGTTGTGCCGGGGGACATCAATGATTTTACTTTTTCCAGTTCTTTTGACGCGATCATCAGCAACCCTCCTTTTTTCGAGGATGACCTGCCCAGCCCGGAGGTCGGTCGAAACCTCGCCCGTCACGGGGAAACACTTACTTTTCCTCAAATGTTAAGGGCCATCTTCAGAGACCTCACTGCCAATGGTATTGCCGGGGTCCTTATCCCCTTTCACCGGCTGGACTCCTTTTTGAGCGATGCCCTTGACCTCGGGTTCTTTTGCCGGGAACAGGTGTTCCTACAGCAAACCCCCGCCCATTCCCCTTTCCGGGCGATGCTTTGGCTGGAAAGACAAAGCCTGGACGTACGCCACGATCCCCCTACGTTAACCCACCAGTGGATCATCAAGATTGGAGAAGACTACGGACCGGAATGCAAAGAATTGTTAAAGGATTACTACCTATATCTATAG
- the tsaD gene encoding tRNA (adenosine(37)-N6)-threonylcarbamoyltransferase complex transferase subunit TsaD, translating into MSTTILAIESSCDETSAAVCKDGQILTNYIAGQAVHEQFGGVVPELASRAHMQHIVPVVDVALKQAGVTVTDLDAIAFTQAPGLIGSLLVGSCFAKSLALALDKPLIAVHHMQAHVLANLIAEPAPSYPFLCLTVSGGHTQIVLCRSPLDMEVLGETLDDAAGEAFDKSAKLLDLPYPGGPLIDKHARSGNPERFAFPEPQIPGLNFSFSGLKTSILYFLQDGKRADPDFVRKNLDDICASIQHRIVTILLHKLGRAAKETGIREVCIAGGVSANSGLRTALKEMGERRGWNTYIPAFQYCTDNAGMIAQTAWYLYQAGQFADLSVSPSARAEWA; encoded by the coding sequence ATGAGTACGACCATCCTCGCCATCGAGTCTTCCTGTGATGAAACCAGCGCAGCGGTTTGTAAGGACGGACAGATCCTTACGAATTATATCGCGGGACAGGCGGTCCATGAGCAGTTTGGTGGGGTAGTCCCCGAGCTGGCGAGCCGGGCCCACATGCAGCACATCGTCCCGGTGGTGGACGTTGCCCTCAAACAGGCGGGCGTTACGGTCACCGACCTGGACGCCATTGCTTTTACCCAGGCACCGGGGTTGATCGGTTCATTGCTCGTGGGGAGCTGTTTTGCCAAATCGCTGGCGCTTGCCCTGGACAAGCCCCTGATCGCGGTGCACCACATGCAGGCCCATGTGTTGGCCAACCTGATTGCGGAGCCGGCGCCTTCTTACCCTTTCCTTTGCCTGACGGTCAGCGGGGGACATACTCAGATTGTACTTTGCCGGTCGCCCCTGGACATGGAGGTGTTGGGGGAGACGCTGGACGACGCGGCAGGCGAGGCCTTTGACAAAAGCGCCAAGCTCCTGGATCTGCCGTATCCCGGGGGGCCTTTGATCGACAAACACGCGCGCTCCGGGAACCCCGAACGGTTTGCTTTCCCCGAGCCTCAGATCCCGGGTCTGAACTTTAGCTTCAGCGGTCTGAAGACCTCCATCCTTTATTTTCTCCAGGACGGGAAGCGTGCCGACCCGGATTTCGTCCGCAAAAACCTGGACGACATTTGCGCGTCTATCCAGCACCGTATCGTCACCATCCTTCTCCACAAACTCGGCCGGGCGGCCAAGGAAACCGGCATCCGCGAGGTGTGTATCGCCGGGGGCGTATCCGCCAACAGCGGCCTTCGTACGGCCCTGAAGGAAATGGGGGAGCGGCGGGGGTGGAATACGTATATCCCTGCTTTTCAATATTGTACGGATAATGCCGGGATGATCGCCCAAACGGCGTGGTACCTCTATCAGGCGGGGCAGTTTGCAGACCTTTCGGTCAGCCCGAGCGCAAGGGCGGAATGGGCATAA
- a CDS encoding ImmA/IrrE family metallo-endopeptidase, translating into MKHLTSLMLAALFMMAVKKEAYSQSLNYLSSEYLVTEDNTICSQAQANFAMDIDLSKTNLANILEALNLSAYKVDVVMCNQIRHSALAYLDHNTGRKYILINGNMLSDLDTRYYSHLFIIAHEFSHLYLNHFEQTDLTQENKRRMELEADKNAAMLVKKLGGAIDDCYYALDQLHHPTVDTYYDHPTKDKRYAAVLEGWNMDAPAPTNTVYSNYTDYFNDLDDISLLKYTNNVGAYDFNHYKEKHPDMQPKSIFYYQNAYWVVWEKAEAGSASRYYWNYDEFPQQDIQSYLDNGYRYQFIERINDAWFIVLRKSSNQPAQKTVDISKYDLENFTRSYSSLVVDNLKAGYTIQNLIENSNGNYTIFFTYTGNQTWALNFFPTYDELISWQHNMENQNFNFMSFFKYVDGRFFGFMVNDPQVNNWHIRALDVNSLDEVKNFIKDGFSVANITADPEYIRLTLAKGN; encoded by the coding sequence ATGAAACATCTTACCTCATTGATGCTGGCTGCCCTCTTTATGATGGCCGTAAAGAAAGAGGCCTATAGCCAATCGCTGAACTATCTTTCTTCCGAATACCTGGTCACCGAGGACAATACCATTTGCTCGCAGGCCCAGGCCAATTTCGCCATGGACATAGACCTGTCCAAAACCAATTTGGCGAACATCCTGGAAGCACTCAATCTATCCGCCTACAAGGTCGACGTTGTCATGTGTAATCAGATAAGGCATTCGGCTTTGGCCTATTTGGACCACAATACAGGCAGAAAGTATATCCTGATCAACGGCAACATGTTAAGTGACCTGGACACCCGCTATTATTCACACCTGTTCATCATTGCACACGAGTTCTCCCACTTATACCTGAATCATTTCGAACAAACCGATCTCACCCAGGAAAACAAACGAAGAATGGAATTAGAGGCGGACAAGAATGCCGCCATGTTGGTCAAAAAGCTGGGCGGAGCGATAGATGATTGTTACTACGCCCTGGACCAGTTACACCATCCCACGGTCGACACCTATTATGACCATCCTACCAAAGACAAAAGGTATGCTGCAGTCTTGGAAGGCTGGAATATGGATGCCCCCGCCCCCACCAATACCGTTTATTCTAATTACACGGACTACTTCAATGATTTAGACGATATTTCCCTTTTGAAATATACCAATAACGTAGGCGCATACGACTTCAACCACTATAAGGAAAAGCATCCGGATATGCAGCCAAAATCCATTTTCTATTACCAGAATGCGTACTGGGTGGTTTGGGAAAAGGCCGAGGCCGGCAGCGCCTCGCGGTATTATTGGAATTACGATGAATTTCCCCAGCAAGACATACAATCATACCTGGACAATGGCTACAGGTATCAATTCATCGAAAGAATAAACGATGCATGGTTCATAGTGCTTAGAAAATCTTCAAACCAGCCGGCCCAGAAAACAGTGGATATATCCAAATATGATTTGGAGAACTTCACAAGGTCTTATTCATCGTTGGTGGTAGACAACTTAAAGGCGGGGTATACCATTCAAAACCTGATCGAAAACAGCAATGGCAACTATACGATATTCTTCACCTACACGGGAAACCAGACCTGGGCCTTGAACTTTTTTCCTACGTACGATGAGTTGATCAGTTGGCAGCACAATATGGAAAATCAGAATTTTAATTTCATGAGCTTCTTTAAATATGTCGACGGCCGCTTTTTCGGTTTCATGGTCAACGATCCTCAGGTAAACAACTGGCATATCAGGGCTCTCGATGTGAACAGCCTGGATGAAGTGAAAAATTTCATTAAAGATGGGTTCAGCGTGGCCAATATTACTGCCGATCCTGAATATATAAGGTTAACCCTGGCGAAAGGAAATTAA